A genomic stretch from Alloyangia pacifica includes:
- a CDS encoding pyridoxal phosphate-dependent aminotransferase, with protein MRNSSRGAVDPFIVMDVMEQARAAEAAGRHIIHMEVGQPSSPAPEAARKALAAAMESDALGYTVALGIPELRARIARLYGEWYDVDLNPNRVVVTPGSSGGFILAFSALFDAGDRVALGAPGYPSYRQILKALDLRPVEVQTAPENRYQLTPGDLAGVAYEGAMVASPGNPTGTMLGKPELAALIEAVQARGASFLSDEIYHGIDYDKKPVTALQVSDDVCVINSFSKYFSMTGWRVGWLVVPEAQVRQVERLAQNLFICAPNASQVAALAAMDATDELQANLAVYAKNRALMMEGLPKAGFDRIAPPDGAFYVYADVSHLTDDSRAFAAEILDKAGVAVTPGLDFDPARGAGTLRFSYARGTAEIEEGLARLKTFMEARV; from the coding sequence ATGCGAAACTCAAGTCGGGGGGCGGTCGATCCCTTCATCGTGATGGACGTGATGGAGCAGGCCCGGGCCGCCGAGGCCGCAGGCCGCCACATCATCCACATGGAAGTCGGCCAGCCCAGCTCTCCTGCGCCCGAGGCAGCCCGCAAGGCGCTGGCCGCCGCGATGGAGAGCGATGCGCTCGGCTACACGGTGGCGCTTGGCATTCCCGAGCTGCGGGCGCGCATCGCCCGGCTCTACGGCGAATGGTACGATGTCGATCTCAACCCGAACCGCGTCGTGGTGACGCCCGGGTCCTCTGGCGGTTTCATCCTCGCGTTCTCGGCGCTTTTCGACGCCGGGGACCGCGTGGCGCTCGGCGCGCCCGGCTACCCGTCCTACCGGCAGATCCTCAAGGCACTCGATCTGCGCCCGGTCGAAGTGCAGACCGCCCCCGAGAACCGCTACCAGCTCACCCCCGGGGATCTGGCGGGTGTGGCGTACGAGGGGGCCATGGTTGCCTCGCCGGGCAATCCCACTGGCACGATGCTGGGCAAGCCCGAGCTGGCGGCGCTGATCGAAGCGGTGCAGGCGCGCGGAGCGTCTTTCCTGTCCGACGAGATCTACCACGGCATCGATTACGACAAGAAGCCCGTCACGGCCCTGCAGGTGTCGGACGATGTCTGCGTGATCAACTCCTTCTCGAAGTACTTCTCGATGACCGGCTGGCGGGTCGGCTGGCTGGTGGTGCCCGAGGCCCAGGTGCGGCAGGTCGAACGGCTGGCGCAGAACCTCTTCATCTGCGCGCCCAACGCCTCGCAGGTGGCGGCGCTCGCGGCAATGGATGCCACCGACGAGCTGCAGGCCAACCTCGCGGTCTACGCGAAGAACCGCGCGTTGATGATGGAGGGGCTGCCAAAGGCCGGCTTCGACCGCATTGCGCCGCCTGACGGGGCCTTCTACGTCTACGCCGACGTCAGCCACCTGACCGACGACAGCCGCGCCTTCGCCGCAGAGATTCTCGACAAGGCCGGGGTGGCGGTGACGCCCGGGCTCGATTTCGACCCGGCGCGCGGGGCGGGGACCCTGCGCTTCTCCTACGCCCGCGGTACCGCGGAGATCGAGGAAGGGCTGGCCCGCCTCAAGACCTTCATGGAGGCGCGGGTCTGA
- a CDS encoding M48 family metalloprotease produces the protein MPGPRAALRLITTLCALAFLLAAPAARAATLLRDADLEHALTEIAAPVLRAAGLSHGQVDVLVIKDDRMNAFVADSTRIFINSGLILKLPNAKSLQAVIAHEAAHITGGHITRRMDNMRAARNAAGLGLVLAAAAGAATGRADAAAGLAIGAQSTAMRSFLGHSRAEESSADIASIRTLVQAGIDPRGALQVQEIFLGQEALNVGRQDPYMQSHPLTRDRFRATQGLVAAAKVPERNDPNTDYWFLRARGKLSAFLRAPGWTLGRLGDSGSRDIALMREAVARHRQTDLPGALKAIDGALALRPKDPYYHDLKGQILLEGRRPADSARVYAQARDLAPRNPQVLGGLGRAQLASGQFAAALATLEEARGRDWADPRILRDLSVAYARAGNNGMASEATAQRYALEGRMQDAGIHAKRAVDLLPRGSAPWNRAQDVLDASERAARKR, from the coding sequence ATGCCGGGACCGCGCGCCGCGCTGCGCCTCATCACCACGCTCTGCGCGCTTGCGTTTCTGCTTGCGGCACCCGCCGCGCGTGCTGCGACGCTCTTGCGCGACGCCGACCTAGAGCACGCCCTGACCGAGATCGCCGCACCGGTGCTGCGCGCCGCCGGGCTGAGCCACGGGCAAGTCGATGTGCTGGTGATCAAGGACGACCGGATGAACGCCTTCGTCGCCGACTCGACGCGCATTTTCATAAATTCCGGGCTGATCTTGAAGCTCCCCAATGCCAAGTCCCTGCAGGCGGTGATCGCCCATGAGGCGGCGCATATCACCGGCGGACATATCACCCGGCGCATGGACAACATGCGGGCCGCGCGCAACGCGGCGGGGCTCGGTCTCGTGCTGGCGGCGGCGGCGGGCGCCGCCACCGGCAGGGCCGATGCCGCGGCGGGGCTTGCGATCGGCGCGCAGAGCACGGCCATGCGCAGTTTCCTCGGCCACAGCCGCGCCGAGGAAAGCTCGGCGGACATCGCCTCGATCCGTACCCTGGTGCAGGCCGGGATCGACCCGCGCGGGGCTTTGCAGGTGCAGGAGATCTTCCTCGGGCAGGAGGCGCTGAACGTCGGCCGGCAGGATCCCTACATGCAGAGCCACCCGCTGACCCGCGACCGCTTCCGCGCGACGCAGGGGCTGGTCGCAGCGGCGAAGGTTCCCGAGCGCAACGACCCCAACACCGATTACTGGTTCCTCCGCGCCCGGGGCAAGCTGTCGGCCTTCCTGCGCGCGCCGGGCTGGACGCTGGGGCGTCTTGGCGACAGCGGCAGCCGAGACATCGCGCTCATGCGCGAAGCGGTGGCGCGGCACCGGCAGACCGACCTGCCCGGTGCGCTCAAGGCCATCGATGGCGCTCTCGCCCTGCGCCCCAAGGATCCCTACTACCACGACCTCAAGGGCCAGATTCTGCTCGAGGGCCGCCGCCCCGCCGACTCCGCCCGGGTCTACGCGCAGGCGCGCGACCTTGCCCCGCGCAACCCGCAGGTGCTCGGCGGGCTTGGCCGGGCGCAGCTTGCCTCCGGACAATTCGCGGCGGCGCTGGCGACGCTGGAGGAGGCACGCGGCCGGGATTGGGCCGATCCGCGCATCCTGCGTGATCTCTCGGTCGCCTATGCCCGGGCCGGGAACAACGGCATGGCGTCCGAGGCGACGGCGCAGCGCTACGCGCTGGAAGGTCGCATGCAGGATGCCGGAATTCATGCCAAACGCGCGGTGGATCTGCTGCCGCGTGGATCCGCCCCGTGGAACCGCGCGCAGGATGTGCTAGACGCATCGGAGCGCGCCGCAAGGAAACGCTGA
- a CDS encoding DsbA family protein, with protein sequence MQTPTTRRTAFRRAAASLAVATGLMAPPALAQDLDLQKLTPEQREAFRAEVREYLLDNPEVIMEAVNALETKQAEQQAAADDQLVSSNADMLFDDGYSWVGGNPDGDVTIVEFSDYRCGYCRKAFPEVEELVKSDGNIRIIIKEFPILGQDSMTSSRFALATMLVAGPDAYKQMHDALISLKQEPSEPVLSKLATTLGLDADAILAKMSDPEVDRRIGETHELAQRLQISGTPTFVFGDQMLRGYVPIDGMRQIVKQVREES encoded by the coding sequence ATGCAGACCCCTACGACCCGACGCACCGCCTTTCGCCGCGCCGCCGCTTCGCTGGCCGTGGCCACCGGCCTCATGGCGCCCCCGGCGCTGGCACAGGACCTCGACCTCCAGAAGCTGACCCCCGAGCAGCGCGAGGCTTTCCGGGCAGAGGTGCGCGAGTACCTGCTCGACAACCCCGAGGTGATCATGGAGGCCGTCAACGCGCTCGAGACCAAGCAGGCCGAGCAGCAGGCCGCGGCCGACGACCAGTTGGTCTCCTCAAACGCGGACATGCTCTTTGACGACGGCTACAGCTGGGTCGGCGGCAACCCCGACGGCGACGTGACCATCGTGGAGTTCTCGGACTACCGGTGCGGCTACTGCCGCAAGGCCTTCCCCGAGGTCGAGGAACTGGTGAAGAGCGATGGCAACATCCGCATCATCATCAAGGAATTCCCCATCCTTGGTCAGGACAGCATGACCTCGTCGCGCTTCGCGCTGGCGACCATGCTGGTGGCGGGCCCGGACGCCTACAAGCAGATGCACGACGCGCTGATCTCGCTCAAGCAAGAGCCGTCGGAACCCGTGCTGTCGAAGCTTGCGACCACGCTGGGGCTCGATGCGGACGCGATCCTTGCCAAGATGAGCGATCCCGAGGTCGATCGCCGCATCGGCGAGACCCACGAGCTGGCGCAGCGGCTGCAGATCAGCGGCACGCCGACCTTCGTGTTCGGCGACCAGATGCTGCGCGGCTACGTTCCGATCGACGGCATGCGGCAGATCGTCAAACAGGTGCGCGAAGAGAGCTGA
- a CDS encoding ATP-binding protein: MHKSGASGGMIPPFGKLLDFTEVRALEGLRSQGILSIAMVAGASLAIWAFMDVPLLLPWLGVMLLTLGLHSYAFSALPDQGYRRQLLLPIATLLLSGAVYIAGGMILWVQDTPSLRILSLLFVFLALLNTLTCRVRMRLLLVLDLALRGVGVLARAAWLWITDPGSADTLLVSAALVICYLYFVRVAWSVMRTREALDVASDQALVAARGRAMEQLTGGVAHDFNNLLTVVLGNMELARLSPSPAERDALMAEAERAARRGAARTAQLLAMASCARLKPVSMSPEEALRNLTERAAELLGPRYELTVDVGPALPEIRVDGPNLQTCLLELISNARDAMPDGGQIALRAGAAPRAGRPGVCFELSDTGPGIPADLMPLVCEPYFTTKPVGQGSGLGLAMLRGFAEQSGGDFELRTPRSGAGTCARLWFPAAKDPAKTAPGPTNAGPRAKAAKAASPAE; this comes from the coding sequence GTGCACAAGTCCGGCGCATCGGGCGGGATGATCCCGCCTTTCGGAAAGTTGCTGGACTTCACCGAAGTGCGGGCGCTCGAGGGGTTGCGCTCGCAGGGGATTCTCAGCATCGCCATGGTCGCGGGAGCATCGCTGGCCATTTGGGCCTTTATGGATGTCCCTCTGCTGCTGCCTTGGCTCGGAGTGATGCTGCTCACCCTCGGCCTGCATTCCTACGCCTTCAGCGCGCTCCCGGATCAAGGGTACCGGCGCCAGCTCCTGCTGCCGATCGCGACGCTGCTGCTGTCGGGGGCGGTCTATATTGCGGGCGGGATGATCCTCTGGGTGCAGGACACGCCGAGTCTGCGAATACTGTCGCTGCTCTTCGTCTTCTTGGCGCTGCTCAACACGCTGACCTGTCGGGTGCGGATGCGGCTCTTGCTGGTGCTGGACTTGGCGCTCAGGGGGGTCGGGGTGCTGGCGCGCGCCGCCTGGCTCTGGATCACCGATCCGGGCAGCGCGGACACGCTTCTGGTGAGCGCCGCGCTGGTGATCTGCTACCTTTATTTCGTCCGCGTGGCCTGGTCCGTGATGCGCACGCGCGAGGCGCTGGATGTGGCAAGCGACCAAGCCCTAGTGGCGGCGCGCGGCCGCGCCATGGAGCAGCTGACCGGCGGTGTTGCGCATGACTTCAACAATCTCCTGACCGTGGTGCTTGGCAACATGGAGCTGGCGCGCCTGTCACCCAGTCCCGCCGAGCGCGACGCGCTGATGGCCGAGGCGGAGCGCGCCGCCCGTCGCGGCGCCGCGCGGACGGCGCAGCTCTTGGCCATGGCGAGCTGCGCGCGGCTCAAGCCGGTCTCGATGTCACCCGAAGAGGCGCTTCGCAACCTTACCGAACGCGCGGCGGAGCTGCTCGGGCCAAGGTATGAGCTGACGGTGGACGTGGGGCCCGCGCTGCCGGAAATCCGCGTCGACGGGCCGAACCTGCAGACCTGCCTGCTCGAGCTGATCTCGAATGCCCGCGACGCGATGCCGGATGGCGGACAGATTGCGCTGCGGGCCGGAGCAGCGCCGCGCGCAGGACGTCCCGGCGTCTGCTTCGAGCTTAGCGACACCGGCCCCGGCATCCCCGCCGATCTCATGCCGCTGGTCTGCGAGCCCTATTTCACCACCAAGCCGGTTGGGCAGGGGTCGGGGCTGGGGCTGGCGATGCTGCGGGGCTTCGCCGAGCAGTCGGGCGGCGATTTCGAGCTGCGCACGCCGCGCTCCGGGGCGGGCACTTGCGCACGCCTCTGGTTTCCCGCTGCCAAGGATCCGGCCAAGACCGCGCCGGGACCGACAAACGCCGGTCCGCGGGCGAAGGCGGCAAAGGCCGCCTCTCCTGCCGAGTAG